The following are encoded together in the Drosophila biarmipes strain raj3 chromosome 3L, RU_DBia_V1.1, whole genome shotgun sequence genome:
- the LOC108034847 gene encoding regulating synaptic membrane exocytosis protein 1 isoform X2: MINCTLNTHAKRTENPFSVKEKNRGKKAVKMLPTNVMSFMKKMVATDEQASERQQHAADSGGGASQTGALNKMKATISSSLLTVTDKVNKMSPRPSLVPTDADTSGSYGSPSYQSQQQQQQQDSGSSLNNNNNNSSSGTGAGGAGGAANKQEPGRRAGACRVCLKSFKPDDYHKTCFECQQRVCEDCASYSKLDEHEDATMWRCSVCRRKMASRVCIPQDSTDSMLDVPVLEALQRRHSDAKLGSSTQTLAPSNGAALAPPRSPELRRHSDVSPASLKELERQMKGGRSMAPSRSNSPPRGEGPDGQPPFGAPLSRMQSRRGSRVARQHSYDDDMKTGPVGGSMGGGGPALGLGADGAGLGIPAMPRRKSAYDVFAPGLTQGGATPATQLQRSPGEGGIMPPIQLPGSRRPSFRVPHPSEDIQNDDSPGSPDKESPVLTVDDDRRMRRRGSQLPDIAMLQNRGALPAVPPSSIPPPMASFTGPNLEDLEAPRRQTSMDGEAIRIVIHDVDSGPICASKRRIILRRDPTDKAHRTRGFGMRVVGGKTGADGRLFAYIVWTVPGGAAEKNGLQQGDKILEWNGMSLIDRSFEEVCSIMDRTGDIVELLVEHATDFRMCDLFDENLPPGNAGGQSGPRRSGDGPVGLGLIAEPETTTDKSPASPTRRKLPKTPEQIAREKMVTGRVQIQVWYHAERNELVVSLMAGDDLALRDEAYGHGNLPEAYAKVRILPKCGDGSVQQTEVSRPTQNPIWNATLTFGHVKADTLMDRYIDIQLWDLVPHTESIFLGECSIELQQAFLDDQAIWCRLEDTKGLRGISISKSPSVSPRGSIAAGAGAPSGDVTRLLRRDYNMQRSNSDDVDSIGDGTSLLHPDHAWIAGSRRGSSQSETMEVEVYQLGKDFSRSLPGSRRSSFQDAEKNRLEEDAMATPPTSYLVGRRRSSVARRDPDEILKSLKAVRGELGRTMSLGTEQHKRVGSRPTISVSHYQSFDTPYTNWTKH; encoded by the exons CAGAGGTAAAAAAGCCGTCAAAATGTTGCCAACAAATGTGATGTCGTTCATGAAGAAG ATGGTGGCCACCGACGAGCAGGCCAGCGAACGGCAGCAGCATGCAGCGGACTCGGGGGGCGGGGCCTCCCAAACGGGGGCCCTGAACAAGATGAAGGCTACGATTTCCTCCTCGCTGCTCACCGTCACAGACAAAG TTAATAAAATGTCGCCACGCCCCTCGTTGGTGCCGACGGATGCGGACACCAGCGGCAGTTACGGCTCGCCCAGCTATcaaagccagcagcagcagcagcagcaggactCCGGCAGCAGTCtgaataacaacaataataacagcagcagcggcacgGGCGCCGGCGGAGCGGGCGGGGCGGCCAACAAGCAGGAGCCAGGACGAAGGGCCGGAGCCTGCAGGGTGTGCCTGAAGTCCTTCAAGCCGGACGACTACCACAAGACGTGCTTCGAGTGCCAGCAGCGAGTGTGCGAGGACTGCGCCAGCTACAGCAAGCTGGACGAGCACGAGGATGCG ACTATGTGGCGCTGCAGCGTGTGCCGACGGAAAATGGCCTCGCGGGTGTGCATTCCGCAGGACTCGACGGATTCCATGCTGGACGTCCCCGTGCTGGAGGCACTGCAGCGGCGCCACTCGGACGCCAAGCTGGGCAGCAGCACGCAAACGCTGGCGCCCAGCAATGGAGCCGCCCTTGCCCCGCCGAGAAGTCCCGAGCTGCGCCGCCACTCGGACGTTTCGCCAGCCTCGCTCAAGGAGTTGGAGCGG CAAATGAAAGGTGGCCGCAGCATGGCGCCCAGTCGCTCCAACAGTCCGCCGAGAGGCGAGGGCCCGGATGGGCAACCGCCCTTCGGTGCGCCCCTGTCGCGCATGCAGTCGCGAAGGGGATCGCGGGTGGCGCGGCAGCACAGCTACGATGACGACATGAAGACCGGACCCGTGGGCGGCAGCATGGGCGGCGGTGGACCGGCGTTGGGCTTGGGGGCGGATGGAGCGGGCCTCGGCATTCCGGCTATGCCGCGCAG GAAGTCCGCCTACGATGTGTTTGCCCCCGGGCTGACGCAGGGAGGCGCCACGCCCGCCACGCAGCTGCAGAGGTCGCCGGGCGAGGGCGGCATCATGCCGCCCATCCAGCTGCCCGGATCCAGGAGACCCTCGTTCCGGGTGCCACATCCCTCGGAGGACATCCAGAACGACGACTCGCCGGGCTCGCCGGATAAGGAAAGCCCCGTCCTGACCGTCGACGATGACCGACGGATGCGGCGACGCGGTTCACAGTT ACCCGACATAGCGATGCTGCAGAATCGCGGTGCTCTGCCGGCGGTGCCGCCATCCTCGATTCCGCCGCCCATGGCCTCGTTCACGGGCCCCAATCTAGAGGATTTGGAGGCGCCGCGGCGGCAAACATCAATGGACGGCGAGGCCATACGGATCGTAATACACGACGTGGATTCGGGGCCGATTTGTGCATCTAAGCGGCGCATCATTCTGCGCCGGGATCCAACGGACAAGGCGCACCGCA CACGTGGCTTTGGAATGCGAGTGGTCGGCGGAAAAACCGGAGCCGATGGTCGTCTGTTTGCCTACATTGTGTGGACCGTTCCAGGAGGAGCCGCCGAGAAGAACGGCCTGCAGCAGGGCGACAAG ATACTCGAGTGGAACGGAATGTCGCTGATCGACCGGAGTTTTGAGGAGGTGTGCTCCATCATGGACCGAACCGGGGACATTGTGGAGCTTTTGGTGGAACACGCCACGGATTTCAGGATGTGCGATCTGTTCGACGAGAACCTGCCGCCCGGCAATGCCGGCGGTCAGAGCGGACCTCGGCGATCCGGCGACGGTCCCGTCGGCCTCGGCCTCATAGCGG AACCCGAAACCACCACAGACAAATCACCAGCATCGCCAACTAGACGGAAATTACCAAAAACTCCG GAGCAAATTGCCCGCGAGAAGATGGTCACCGGGAGGGTGCAGATCCAGGTGTGGTACCACGCGGAGCGCAACGAGCTGGTCGTCTCCCTGATGGCCGGCGATGACCTGGCACTGCGGGATGAGGCCTACGGACACGGCAACCTGCCCGAGGCGTATGCCAAGGTCCGCATTCTGCCGAAATG CGGTGATGGCAGCGTGCAGCAAACGGAGGTCAGCCGACCCACACAGAATCCCATTTGGAACGCCACACTGACCTTCGGTCATGTGAAGGCCGACACCTTGATGGATCGCTACATAGACATTCAGCTGTGGGACCTGGTGCCCCACACCGAATCCATTTTCCTGGGCGAGTGCAGCATCGAGCTGCAGCAGGCCTTCCTCGACGACCAGGCCATCTGGTGCCGCCTGGAGGATACCAAGGGGCTGCGTGGCATTAGCATCAGCAAGTCGCCGAGTGTCTCGCCCCGCGGCTCCATTGCAGCCGGAGCCGGAGCACCCAGTGGCGATGTGACCCGGTTGCTGCGTCGCGACTACAACATGCAGCGCTCCAACTCCGATGACGTAGACTCCATCGGAGATGGAACTTCGCTGCTGCATCCGGATCACGCCTGGATAGCTGGTTCGCGACGCGGCTCCTCGCAATCGGAAACCATGGAGGTGGAGGTCTACCAGCTGGGCAAGGACTTCTCGCGCTCATTGCCGGGCTCGCGTCGATCGAGCTTCCAGGATGCCGAGAAGAATCGGCTGGAGGAGGATGCCATGGCCACGCCGCCCACCTCCTATTTGGTGGGCCGGCGTCGTTCGTCCGTGGCTCGACGCGACCCGGATGAGATCTTGAAATCCTTGAAGGCTGTCCGCGGCGAGCTGGGGCGCACCATGAGCCTGGGAACCGAGCAGCACAAGCGCGTGGGATCGAGAC CCACAATATCGGTGTCGCATTATCAAAGCTTTGACACACCCTACACAAACTGGACAAAACACTAA